The following are encoded together in the Fundidesulfovibrio putealis DSM 16056 genome:
- a CDS encoding 4Fe-4S dicluster domain-containing protein, producing MNVIALSHSQDRDFIAQVEKESGQNVSLCYQCGNCTAGCPYTFVYDIPVHQMMRLLQAGQKDTLLSCRSIWLCATCQSCTTRCPNNIDVAHIVDVMRHMARREGYSTEYGVKAFADSFLESVEKNGRAFEMGLLLRFIGKTGRFWTDVDLAPKILPKGKLSPLPHKVKNPEAIAKIFERFRQECQK from the coding sequence ATGAACGTCATCGCCCTCTCGCACAGCCAGGACCGGGACTTCATCGCCCAGGTGGAGAAGGAGTCCGGCCAGAACGTCAGTCTCTGCTACCAGTGCGGCAACTGCACCGCAGGCTGCCCCTACACCTTCGTATACGACATACCCGTGCACCAGATGATGCGCCTTCTCCAGGCCGGGCAGAAGGACACCCTGCTCTCCTGCCGCTCCATCTGGCTGTGCGCCACGTGCCAGTCCTGCACCACCCGCTGCCCCAACAACATCGACGTGGCCCACATCGTGGACGTCATGCGCCACATGGCCCGGCGCGAGGGCTACTCCACGGAGTACGGGGTGAAGGCCTTCGCGGACAGCTTCCTGGAATCGGTCGAGAAGAACGGCAGGGCCTTCGAGATGGGCCTTTTGCTGCGCTTCATCGGCAAGACCGGGCGCTTCTGGACCGATGTGGACCTGGCCCCCAAGATCCTGCCCAAGGGCAAGCTCTCGCCGCTGCCCCACAAGGTGAAGAACCCCGAGGCCATCGCCAAAATCTTCGAGCGCTTCAGGCAGGAGTGCCAGAAATGA